The Pseudomonas extremaustralis genome contains a region encoding:
- a CDS encoding amino acid ABC transporter permease → MIGIGLFDEYGGSILAGICVTLKMSIGGIALGMVLGLALQSFYKPNNKPAAFLYQLYLNVFRGTPLLLQLFLVFYGGPYIGIDWTAETVGLIGLGLYGAAYFAEIFRAGRESIPKGQLEAARDLGLTGTQAFRVVLWPQMMARCVPAVVGQTIILLKESSVLSIITVAELTNVAMTIAVQSYSMLEPYTILALTYWAIAIVLAGIGSRAERHFKNYLQR, encoded by the coding sequence TTGATTGGCATTGGTCTGTTTGACGAGTACGGTGGCTCAATCCTAGCCGGGATTTGCGTTACGCTGAAAATGAGTATTGGGGGAATTGCGCTGGGGATGGTTTTAGGCCTGGCGTTACAGAGTTTTTACAAGCCTAATAACAAACCAGCTGCCTTTTTATATCAGCTGTATTTAAATGTTTTTCGGGGTACGCCGCTTCTTCTACAATTATTTTTGGTTTTCTATGGGGGACCATACATAGGTATTGACTGGACTGCAGAAACCGTAGGATTGATAGGTCTAGGGTTGTATGGTGCAGCCTATTTTGCAGAGATATTTCGTGCTGGACGTGAGTCAATTCCAAAAGGTCAACTCGAAGCTGCAAGAGATCTGGGACTGACAGGTACCCAGGCATTTCGAGTTGTGCTGTGGCCGCAGATGATGGCTCGGTGCGTACCAGCAGTTGTCGGGCAGACGATAATTCTACTAAAAGAGTCGTCTGTTTTGTCGATTATAACAGTCGCTGAGTTAACTAATGTGGCGATGACAATTGCTGTTCAGAGCTACTCGATGCTGGAACCATATACGATATTGGCGTTGACGTATTGGGCTATTGCCATTGTACTAGCTGGCATTGGCTCCAGAGCTGAGCGTCATTTTAAAAACTATCTGCAGCGCTGA